A section of the Eriocheir sinensis breed Jianghai 21 chromosome 40, ASM2467909v1, whole genome shotgun sequence genome encodes:
- the LOC127009426 gene encoding uncharacterized protein LOC127009426, translating to MPEGVAVSEEGDASDITKATTTPAGDASDITKAPSTPAGDASAITKAPSTPAGDASAITKAPSTPAGDASAITKAPSTPAGDASAITKAPSTPAGDASAITKATTTKADDASAITEATTTKADDASPPTPASGDKVYDVKEAGVVMTPASSCEVNDVRKPSGAAADSSSQTLRRRKARKPKRRARGRDTATSRTHDAPYTWTDAFLDGTAICAVNVSGVQAYWTYW from the exons ATGCCAGAGGGCGTGGCTGTGAGTGAGGAAG GTGATGCCAGCGACATCACCAAAGCTACAACTACCCCAGCAGGTGATGCCAGCGACATCACCAAAGCTCCAAGTACCCCAGCAGGTGATGCCAGCGCCATCACCAAAGCTCCAAGTACCCCAGCAGGTGATGCCAGCGCCATCACCAAAGCTCCAAGTACCCCAGCAGGTGATGCCAGCGCCATCACCAAAGCTCCAAGTACCCCAGCAGGTGATGCCAGCGCCATCACCAAAGCTCCAAGTACCCCAGCAGGTGATGCCAGCGCCATCACCAAAGCTACAACTACCAAGGCAGATGATGCCAGCGCCATCACTGAAGCTACAACTACCAAGGCAGATGATGCCAGCCCCCCGACCCCTGCTTCAGGTGACAAGGTCTATGATGTGAAGGAAGCCGGTGTGGTGATGACCCCGGCCTCGAGCTGTGAGGTCAATGATGTGAGAAAACCCAGCGGCGCGGCCGCGGACTCCAGCAGCCAGACTCTCCGCCGCCGGAAGGCAAGGAAGCCCAAGCGGCGCGCCCGCGGCAGGGACACCGCGACTTCCAGGACACACGACGCCCCTTACACATGGACGGACGCATTTCTAGACGGCACGGCGATCTGTGCCGTCAACGTGTCCGGCGTCCAGGCGTACTGGACGTACTGGTGA